GCAAAGGTGGCAGAGTCTGTGAAGTTTCTGGAGACCACTATCATCAGCAGCATAAAATGGGATATCCAATGTCATCAGCCAAGCTCACCAGAGTGAAATCTTCCTCCAAATCCTCATAAACATTAACATCTTCTTGAAAGTTTGCAACTAGTCCTTCAGAACCTCTATTGGGTAAGTCATCAGCTACTCCATCATTGTGAGTTACCTTACATCCTCTACCCACaccaaacacagactggaatgcAGTGTACATCCAGTGGGCCACACTCCTGCAACATGATGCTAGAGCATGGAAGCAGGGCTAACAGGATAGTACTGAACATcaacctttttgtctttttctgcaaaaaagaaaagtactgGAACATGCACTAACTGAACTTgtcagaggatttttttttagcattgaGGAAAACCATAGAATAATAGCAGCCTTCCATTTCAGGAAATATTATGTTTACTATTAGATGTAAACTTTCCACAGGGATGTTAAGGCATCGTGTTATCATGTTCTCtttcacatgctgctgtttggcGTTAAGTCGTGTGTTTACTCTACACATAGAGGGCCTCTGTGTGTAGCTTATGCAGCTAAGATGTTTCTCTATTTCGAAGCTCTCATAGACCACAGTGaacgtttttgttttcatgtaaacCTGTAAATAAttacaacacaaacaaaacacatttttacatgtaAAATACAGAAGAAATCTTTCAGACTCTGCACTTCTTTTAGGGGAgacattaaacatttaaacaattttTCATATTAACAGTGTTAACTAAGAACTACAAAAAGCCAGCTGTCCTTGAGGTAAGTCTTTTTAGATAACACTAAGATAGATAAGAAGTCCGTTCAAGTAAATCAAGCTACTTTTTGGGCACCGTGCACAGTGTTTCCACTGTGGGAGCCTCCACTGGAGGACTTATTTCAGAGCACTTTGAAGGGAGAAAGAAGTTCTTGATCTTGGGTAAGATCTTCTGAGCAGCACTGAAAAACCCCTGAGCTGTTGTCAGCTGcaacatgaacacaaaaaatagaattttaaaaattcataatTTCACCTGAATCCTGAGGAAGAACAGCAGAACGTATATGAAAGAGATAGCAGGAAAGTACagtaaaagaggaaaacaagatGAAAATCGGAGCAGTAATCGAAGAACAAGCTTCATcctgtagctgctgtgtttgtgtgcagggcTGGCAGTTTAAAAATGACCACACATCAGAGGAAGGCAATTTGTCCACGGAGGGACaaaaaagcagatttatcaCATATAAAGAATTTGGTAAATAAAGAACACAAGACACCAATCAGCAAATTTCCTGCTGAAAGAAGACTATTAAGAGATGTctacaagattttttttccttagctGGGGTTACAGAGGTCACATGAAAGTGTGACCTCATATACTTCACTTAACAGAGGGCCCCCACTTGTAGGAGTGTAATGACCGAGCATCTGCCTGGGAAGATCCAGAATAAGACCTTGCATATTTAACATACCATCCCTCATTATGGACCTGCCACATATGCACTGTGTTGTATTCAGAGAGTGGGTTACAGagtgaaatatatataatacacataAGTGGCTTGTTTTTGTATAaatgtggcttttaaaaaacaggcaGGTCAGTATTTTACCGTTTGTAAGTATAAAAGTCCCACTCAAGTATTCATGTATAGCATTTATTGCACGAACAGAAGGGTACTTGCACAGAAGTGAAGGGTAGAGAAAATGATACTGCACTGCATCAAACCCACACTTAAACAAGATGGTGGGAATATTCAGGTTGGTATGTTTTGCTGTTCTAGAGTTGAACACCTGCACTAAATCACTGCATTTCCTACTGATTTGGATTATATTTATGGGGGAGAAAGGGAGTGTATCTGCAGCAAGAAGTCACACCCAGTTTCCTAAcccaatttaaaagaaaagtagcTCTCCATCTCAGAGTAGATTTTCAGAGCAGGAACACATCTTTGCTGGTTGTAGTGCAAAGTATTTCTATGGACAAGCAGCTGtgtgatattaaaaaacaagttGGGCTTGCAAGTCAGCAGCTtgggaagacacacacacaagtgctgGGGTTGATGAGCCACCTTTTCTAAACTGTAAGAGCATTGTCCACTAGTAAACTGTTCATGGATGACACAATTGTTGGGTGTGTAGTTCACATAGCAGGGTGGCCTGCACAATAGGGTAAAGTCTTTGTCCAGGAAAACACTACCCTCAACTCCACTGTGTCTTTGAGAAATGGGACTCTATTATTCAGAGATGTACTGAAGTGGTCATATTTTCTTGTCAAATGCAAATGCTCTTTCAGGATCTCGTCTTGTGACACACTGGTACACAAGTTacttctttattgtcattttcaaacgtgtttttttctttttttttttggggggggggggggggggggtgttaggTACTGAAAGTTCTAAAAGAGCCACACACACAATTTGGTTAGGTTCACATCAGACTACTCTGCACATGGGAAAATTATGCTAAAGGGTTACCCAGTCCATTAAAATGACATGCCAGTTATCTTCACTGGTGTCTTAGTGCATTGTTTGCATCTTTCTTCTGTCTATCTTCTATCTTCTTCAGGATTCAAGTCTGCTTTGAAAGAACTTCTGAAAAACCAAAGGAGCTCTGACAGTCATGAACCTTCCTCCATAATTACCTAACCTTAACCCCACTGAGCATTTTTTGGCGGCTCTtgaaagcaaacaaagcaaCACATTCTTGAAATCACAATAAGGTCTTTGGAAGATCTTCTAATCATGCTGGGATATCATTATTCAGTTATCAAGATTTGCATAAACTTGGCGAGTTCATGGCAACACAATGTCATTAAAGCAAAAGGGAAATGATATAAAACACTAAGATATTCTGTAATTTTTCACTCAAGTTATTAAGAAGACATCATTGTTTAAAGTGGGAGGAATCGGAacgaataaaaaataataattaactaTACTAGTAATGTCGGACTTTAGattctgttttatgtttgtaaCTCTAACAATAGCAGCTAGTTAGAAGCactctcttctctcttctctgATTGTATGTGATTAGCACACTGCTTAATGGCCCCTTAACATCAACAAAAGCTCTTCATCACAAAACCTCCTCATTTATTTCATTGAGAGCACTGTATTAGTGCAGCAGGGGGTTCTTCCAAAGAATTACGAAGTGGGATTAGCTGCCGGTGCTGGgagcatttttttctctgtataaaTTCCCCAAAGAGTTTTGCTATCTATCCAATTCTTAAAGTGACCCAGATGTTTATCATGGATCAGTCCCTATGCAAATGTAATGAAAATCTTTGTAGAATTCCAGAAAATCTGCATCAGGAATTGCAAATGATTGCGTTTccatgtattacttttatgcaAATATTTGGGGAGATAAACATTTGGAGCGTGTGTTATAATTGGCAATGAACTACTTCAGAAGAAAGACCAGTATATGTAATAAAAAGCACATTAATCAAAGGTTAGACAAGAAAAAGAGTAATAGAATGTAGAACCACTGTATTTCTTTGATTACCTGAAGATTAAAACTTTCTTATTACTCCACACACATAAAACCTTTTAGTCTCCTCGATGGAAACTTGATGGAATTTTATGctcttttttgtcattgttcTTCTGTCATCCTCAAACCAGTCGCTACAGATGGTCGGCTGCCCCTCAGCTTGGTTCCTCTAGAGGTCtcctcctgttaaaaaggagttcttcctccccactgtcaagAAGTGCTGGTCGTAGTGCCCCGTCTCTCTACTACTGTAGGATCTTTACATTAGATATAAAGTGCTTTCAGCTGAATGGATGTCATGTTTCATGTACATCATTAATGTGGCTTTCGGATGCTAAATATCTAAACCTGACATATGGCACTATCAAGGCCTTTGAATTGGTGAAAACTAGCAATGAAAAGGCCTCCTACTAGAATGTATAAAAAATGAAGGCATATTAAGCTTCAACTTTTATTCCATATTTGATCTTCTTTCCTTTTAATAATCTACATGTGAGAACAAGACAAAATTATCAAAAAggatttatttaataataacaatgaaagactgtatataaaagatagacATAACCCACGTGAACAGTTGCCTTCTGTGTTTTAGGAGCTAGTATTGGACTGTATTTGAGCAAGATGGTGAAATGCTAAGTtatcagctgaagctgtctggCTTGGCTAATAAGTGTATCAAAcacattttgggtccaccacacaaacatggatgcaatgcaaaaaaaaaaagacctgagCATCACAGACTTCTTGGATGCTTTGTTTCTACAATTTGCTGTACAGTAAGCCGTATTATGTTAATTAACTGCATTAAGAGGCACCAAGAGGCACCATCACCACAGTCAGGAGTCGACGGCTAACATGGAGAAGAAATTTCATCATTCATATAAATTCTGGTAGCAAACGGAGAAACCCAGAATCTGAAAACCAGATTTGTTTGTAAAAAGTTTGTCTCTATTTCTCTTGGTTATCCAGTATGAGATATTCACACAGCTCTATTTTACTTGACGCTCCgcttttaaacactgaaaatttACCACAGTCTCGATTTGAATGTGCCTGCTCTTGTTTTGCTCTCTCTAAACCAATTAGCCCCTACACCCTGTTCTTTAATGACCGTTCACCATTAAAACATGGATTGGAGATCTTTGCACAGCACATTTTACGGCTCAAAACAGTTCAGGTGAGGCTGGAGGTGAAAGTAATGAAAGGTATAGGACAGAAAGCCTCACGGGTCCCCTGAGGATTAAGTGAAAAGGTTGCTACACCCAAAGGACCCTTTCTGATTGAAactagttttaatttttaatcacAGTAAATAGCTAAATAGCTTCAAGTTCAGTCAGTAACAACAAgaacacagaaaccaaaacaacatgGGCTCCATGGTAACACCTGGGTAGTGCTGTCACTATCGCCTGATGATTTTTGAACAGGATTCTCCAAACACAGTGTTTGCAGTGTTTACCTGGATATTTCATTTCTAAACACCATCCTGAACCTACAAGCATCTGTCGCTATTTGCTGTGACTCGACGAACGCTTTGGAAAAATATCGACAGCTAAACAAGTGTAACAGCGACTCTTCAGTGTTTCCTGAGCCCAAATGGACCCAACATTTGTGACCCAACATCTGAGAAAATCTGGTAAGCTTTTCTCGTGTGAGCAAGCAAAAgctttttttgaattttttgctCAAAATGTGTCTAAAGCTTTCATAATCTTAAGGAAGCAGAGTACACTTTGgagtttaactttaatttttaatactTAAACATTTGTAAGCACTTTTAACAAAACTCTGtgaacatttgtgtttttagaaCATCTGTAGGACTcagtttttgcttcttcttgtGTCACCTTAAACTTCTAATGCCACACATCACACTGTGTGATTGATTTTTCTAACTATGGACTACGTGCATGTTTTTATCATTCAGGCATCTTGGCCAGTGCAGACTAGCGCTGCTGATatgaaacagcagcaggaagctAACAAGATTGCTGGAAGTGAAACGGTGCAAGAATTAAAAGATGCACTCCATTTTTGCCACTCAGGAATTGAAGACTGCAAAGGAGGAAAATGCATCTTTGAAGGAGAAGATTGCCGTCCTTGAAGATGCTCACAAAATGGAAGTGAGTAGCCTCCAAGAAGAGCTCAAACTCAAGGATGAGGCGCTTCAAAGATGTGTGAAGAAAAGAAGAGCTCAAACCAAAGCCTGGGTAGAACTCCTCCATGAATCGACCATAAAAGACATGGAGATAAACACCAGGGAACAACACTGGAGCAGCAAGTGGCAATCAACCGAGAAGAGCctgaaagaggagaagaaaaaagtggAGGAGCTCCAAATTAAGAACAAGCATCTGATGGAGAACTTACAGGAAAATCTGGACGAATGGAAGAACGTCCTTCAGGTAAGCTGTCTCTGCTATCATTTCACTTTACCATAATGTCATGTTTGGTCCTAACAACTTCTGTCAGACTGAGTCACAGTtcagtaaaatacattttactctCTCTACATAGGAGCTTGCACCTGATGCTGACCACCAGGAAGAAACCCTGGAAACAAATTCCCAAGAGGAAAAACTGGAAAACCACGAGGGAGAAGAGGAGGGAACGGACAAACCAAGAAAGGACAAGAAAaagcaggaagaagaggaggaaaagcaGGAGACAAAAGAGGACATCGAAGAAAACCTTGAGGGAAAAAGTGACGAGAAGATGGAAGATAAAACAGCAACTGAAGATCTAAACCCAAACCTCTGCCTGGTTCCCATCCCTCTCACTCCCTCCGACTCTTGTCCTTTACCCCCTGTCCCTACACCCCAACTCAACCCCTCTACCTCCTCCCTACCTTACCCACCCTCTCGTGCTCTTTCCTACTCTTCACCCAGCTCTTATTCTTTACGCAACACCCTCAGTCTCCACACCTTCCCCCAATCCTCCCAACCTTACTCGGTCTCTCGTGCTCCCTCCTACTATTTACCCTTGTTTTCCAAACCTGTGCAGCCCATAAACTCTAATGAAATGTTTCATCtgcttttttgttcattttaaaataaacatgtgaAATTTCATTAAACTTACAGTCTTTGTTTggatcattgttttttttttttttttacctataaCACAATATTACACTTTTGTCCAgaagagatttatttaaaaaaaagtataagtCTCATTTAAGTGATCAAGAGTCTCCTGTCAAAAAGGTTTAACAGTTTATAAAGGTTAAGTTGACAGTGACAGACTTTATTTTAAAGAGCCCCAAGATAAGAAACATGTAGCAGTTAATGACCACACTTAAAATGGACATTGGCAACAAACTAGTGTGTAACTGGTGAGATCcagcaagaaaaaaagtattttctttattaaGACTGTTTATACAATGCATCAACTGTAATGCTattctttaaaatgtatttttttaaggtttCTACCAAGTTTTGCTTCAAATTCAAGAAAATATTTGACTGGTAATGCAGCACCAGAGGAAACAACCAGGTTTTTCATTAGTTACAAAATGTAGTTCTCTTGTTACCATACAAAGAAGACACTGCGCCTACCATGACTGTCTTCTACATACTTCCTGCTCATCTTCTGTCTGTACCCTCAGgcaacacaagcacacaaatgtttttccttgttttatttaactgaaaacCCCCGTAGACTCCCTGGAGATGCCACATCAGTCACCTACAGTGGCCCTTAGGGGACAGCAGAAGTCAAAgctcaaataaaacaataaaatggaaaaagggATGAAATGCAACAGATTGTTGCTACAAATGTCAAAGCACTTTGGGATTTTACTACTTTTACCTAacataataaacacataaaatatcCTCTTTGCCATTTTTCCCAAGACTAACAATTTTATACTACATTATCTTTGTTGTTCTTAGTTTTTCACTTCTACTATGCTGCACTGGACAAACATTTATATAAGAGGTAAGATTtctccttcctgatttccttATTGATCAAAGGTTAATGATTAAGCTagaagagaaaacaggaaaaaagaaatatctaCAAAAATCTTAGGATAAGTCAACCAGTAATACTCCAAAATCGTTAAGCTTTTCGTTCTTTATGGAGTTAATTTCATGGTTGTCAGACACAGCTGCTCCTACTGAGTGACAGGACCTGTTGGTGCATGCCTGCTTCTGATTGGTCTGACTAGTGCCTGATGTTAAAACATATTATCTATTAGTTTGACTAGATCGAGAACTTCCAAATGTAGTCTCAGTGCATGGCAAGTGTTGCTTGTTTTGCAAAGTAAGACATTAAATCAGAAGAAACGTGGAGGTAATTTGATGGGTTTTTCTCTCCTACCCTCTCCCCTTGTTCTGAGCTGTGGATATTTTTAAACAGAGATGTCATTGGTGGGAAAACACTGACAACTAAAATGATCAGCACCTACAGTCACACAAAAAtgatttactttaaaatatccaTTCAGAAAAATATACTTAAAGCGAAATAAAGGTTTGAactgaaagaaagaacaaacCTCTTACAGTCATTCTAACCTCCAAAAACGATACAGACTCAGGTAATAATCAGAGATAACAAGATGATTGCAGTGGCCTCCTACTGCCTCCCTTCCTTCCTGTCTATAATGACCTTTCTTTTACTGAGGCTGCAACAAAGCTTGAAGCTTTTATGTAAGCCTGTCAAAAGGCTTTTGCCCTCATTTTTGTCATTCTCTACATGTCTGCATGCTTTCAGCAGCATATGAATCAGCTGATGTGAGAACAATTATATTTCGAAATTGCAGCTGTTCTAATTTCAACAATATTTCCTTGCCATGCTACgtaattaatttcatttataatgttaTCCCTGAACATTTGACTACATTTTGTGCAAcacatgtgcaaacatgcatTGTAACTtcatttcactagctgggcccacatcctcattttaggtttgacagcgttttagtaggtaaaagtgaatgctttgacatgaagtgagctgcggtttggggaaggcctcgaaggggactggcgatgGCTCCTGGGCCTTGCAGATCTCCATGcactaaatagaagtgaagaggTTAAAGTATTGAaaacaaggagggagggagggtgaggCACGTAAACTAGAATGATCAGCTTGCAGAACTGAGGGAACTTATATTGATGACAgccggaaggagcgtgtttggaggcgtggccctgctcctgaaattccgatacataatctccaatataaaaaaagaagtgcaCATTGAGATGAACCATTAAATATGGCGTAAATAACCAGGAagatgtccatccatccatcaacccATCGATCCACTACAGCTTACTGATACAGGTCACTGAGGCAGCAAAGAAGAGAGGCAAAACTTCCCTCTCCCAAGCTCTTCTGGGATGATACAGATGTGTTCCCAAGGGGTCCGAGAGACAAGATTGTTTGATATAGGCAGCTTACCCTGGTCTGTTCTCCTAAAGTAAATGGGTCCTGGGTGATTCAAAAAAGCCCATGAAAATAACA
This DNA window, taken from Astatotilapia calliptera chromosome 5, fAstCal1.2, whole genome shotgun sequence, encodes the following:
- the LOC113022199 gene encoding cyclin-dependent kinase 11B-like isoform X1, yielding MHSIFATQELKTAKEENASLKEKIAVLEDAHKMEVSSLQEELKLKDEALQRCVKKRRAQTKAWVELLHESTIKDMEINTREQHWSSKWQSTEKSLKEEKKKVEELQIKNKHLMENLQENLDEWKNVLQELAPDADHQEETLETNSQEEKLENHEGEEEGTDKPRKDKKKQEEEEEKQETKEDIEENLEGKSDEKMEDKTATEDLNPNLCLVPIPLTPSDSCPLPPVPTPQLNPSTSSLPYPPSRALSYSSPSSYSLRNTLSLHTFPQSSQPYSVSRAPSYYLPLFSKPVQPINSNEMFHLLFCSF
- the LOC113022199 gene encoding cyclin-dependent kinase 11B-like isoform X2, which codes for MEVSSLQEELKLKDEALQRCVKKRRAQTKAWVELLHESTIKDMEINTREQHWSSKWQSTEKSLKEEKKKVEELQIKNKHLMENLQENLDEWKNVLQELAPDADHQEETLETNSQEEKLENHEGEEEGTDKPRKDKKKQEEEEEKQETKEDIEENLEGKSDEKMEDKTATEDLNPNLCLVPIPLTPSDSCPLPPVPTPQLNPSTSSLPYPPSRALSYSSPSSYSLRNTLSLHTFPQSSQPYSVSRAPSYYLPLFSKPVQPINSNEMFHLLFCSF